One Methanobacterium sp. genomic region harbors:
- the rpl3p gene encoding 50S ribosomal protein L3: protein MTRHHQPRSGSVAFSPRKRASKQSPRIKSWPNVEETGLLGFAGYKVGMTHVMMNDNRKNSPTEGMEISTPVTVLEVPPVVVMGIRAYEKTTYGLKTMIDIMASDLSEDLRRKIPLPEEYDTDSNLNKLNENIDKVFDIRVLIHTNPKATSVPKKKPEIIECGLGGATVAEKLEYATSVLGTEINAADVFSDGEHVDSIAITKGKGFQGPVKRWGIRIQYGKAARSSKGRHVGSLGPWSPERTMWTVPQAGQMGYHKRTEYNKQILKIADASEADAVNPEGGFVKYGLVKNNYVLVKGSLPGPSKRLVILRKAFRPHGKHNDAPEISYISTASKQGV from the coding sequence ATGACTAGACATCACCAACCAAGATCAGGATCAGTTGCATTTAGTCCTAGAAAAAGAGCATCTAAACAATCACCAAGGATTAAATCCTGGCCTAATGTTGAAGAAACTGGGTTGCTCGGATTTGCAGGATATAAAGTGGGAATGACCCACGTAATGATGAATGACAACAGGAAAAATTCACCAACAGAAGGAATGGAAATATCCACACCGGTGACGGTATTGGAAGTGCCACCTGTTGTTGTAATGGGTATAAGAGCATATGAAAAGACAACTTATGGGCTTAAAACCATGATTGATATTATGGCAAGTGATTTAAGTGAAGATCTCAGGCGTAAAATACCATTACCTGAAGAATATGATACTGATTCTAATTTAAACAAATTAAATGAAAATATTGATAAAGTTTTTGATATACGTGTTTTGATACATACTAATCCTAAAGCTACAAGCGTTCCTAAGAAAAAACCTGAAATAATAGAATGCGGACTTGGTGGAGCAACAGTTGCTGAAAAACTGGAGTATGCTACAAGTGTTCTTGGAACTGAAATAAATGCAGCTGACGTTTTTTCTGATGGGGAACATGTTGACTCCATAGCAATTACTAAAGGTAAAGGATTCCAGGGACCTGTTAAAAGATGGGGTATCCGAATTCAGTACGGAAAAGCTGCAAGAAGTAGTAAAGGAAGACACGTAGGTTCATTAGGTCCATGGTCACCAGAAAGGACTATGTGGACAGTTCCACAAGCAGGTCAAATGGGATATCATAAAAGGACTGAGTATAATAAACAGATTCTTAAGATTGCAGATGCATCTGAAGCAGATGCCGTAAATCCTGAAGGTGGATTTGTTAAATATGGTCTCGTGAAAAACAATTATGTTCTAGTGAAAGGATCACTTCCAGGCCCATCAAAAAGACTTGTAATACTTAGAAAAGCATTCAGGCCTCATGGAAAACATAATGATGCACCTGAAATATCATACATATCAACTGCTTCAAAACAGGGAGTCTGA